Proteins encoded by one window of Lathyrus oleraceus cultivar Zhongwan6 chromosome 1, CAAS_Psat_ZW6_1.0, whole genome shotgun sequence:
- the LOC127105791 gene encoding formin-like protein 5, with amino-acid sequence MPHRASSPPLISLPLLIILLPILTLTLLFLAVPPLLSAATNILQHSPVKTTWNWNWNSFNIILVFVAILFGVFARRNEDESSPQQSPTDAVPDQNIAFRRVSVSSHGVETGGYESQQWFGFSSDETPNRLQSPVTGVNRLRRSSSSYPDLRQMETDDSRYKFRFFDDFEIEKQFRSPSRAAFSTPHHRKQLPEYRSQEEEQVHVKEIPVDTFQTRPSPVKLSSPSPPPPPPPISRRRQSQSMHQTVESRSEITELEDPEFTRIDSPPPTPPRPSAKTRSEQKHGKNERRKSNVKREIAMVWASVLSNQRKRKKKERPRNDHNHHYDNVDELTKNATAPPVTPPPPPPLPPPSVFHSIFRKGMGKSKKIHSVPAPPPPPPPSRRSAKPKNQIPQPPLSSPPSRRSSKPLNQIPLPPPTPPRQGNRTKPPLPNKSTNFMNDTLNVGNQSPLIPIPPPLPPFKIPAMKFELHGDFVKILSNQSSRCTSPEREHIDGEVSETTTFTNSVTNHKNDGKAYVFCPSPDVNAKAATFIARLRGEWRLQKLNSIKEKGNGSLPLASDLLH; translated from the coding sequence ATGCCCCACCGTGCCTCATCGCCACCGTTAATCAGCCTCCCACTCCTCATCATTCTTTTACCTATCCTCACCTTAACCCTCCTCTTCCTCGCCGTACCTCCGCTTCTCTCCGCCGCCACCAACATCCTCCAACACTCCCCCGTTAAAACCACCTGGAACTGGAACTGGAACTCCTTCAACATTATCCTCGTCTTTGTCGCCATCCTGTTCGGCGTTTTCGCTAGACGAAACGAAGACGAATCGTCACCGCAGCAAAGCCCCACCGATGCTGTTCCCGATCAAAACATTGCCTTCCGAAGAGTTTCGGTATCGTCTCATGGAGTTGAAACTGGTGGCTATGAATCGCAGCAATGGTTTGGATTCTCTAGTGACGAAACTCCGAACCGGTTGCAGTCGCCGGTTACCGGTGTTAACCGGTTGAGAAGAAGTAGTAGTTCTTACCCAGATCTACGCCAGATGGAAACCGATGATTCCCGTTATAAGTTTCGGTTTTTCGATGATTTCGAAATCGAGAAACAGTTCCGTTCGCCGTCTAGGGCAGCATTTTCCACACCGCACCACCGCAAACAGTTGCCGGAATATCGAAGTCAAGAAGAAGAGCAAGTACATGTTAAGGAAATTCCTGTAGATACGTTCCAAACTCGTCCTTCTCCGGTGAAGTTATCCTCACCTTCTCCGCCACCACCTCCTCCACCTATTTCTCGGCGTCGTCAATCACAGAGTATGCATCAGACAGTAGAGAGTAGGAGCGAGATAACGGAGCTTGAAGATCCTGAGTTCACAAGGATCGATTCTCCGCCACCGACACCTCCGCGCCCGTCGGCGAAAACACGATCGGAGCAGAAGCACGGAAAGAATGAGCGAAGAAAAAGTAATGTGAAGAGAGAGATAGCAATGGTTTGGGCTTCGGTACTTTCCAATCAGAGAAAGCGAAAGAAGAAAGAGAGACCAAGAAACGATCATAATCACCATTACGATAATGTTGATGAATTAACAAAAAATGCAACAGCGCCACCGGTGACTCCACCGCCACCTCCTCCGCTGCCTCCACCTTCAGTTTTTCACAGTATATTTAGAAAGGGAATGGGAAAGAGTAAGAAAATCCATTCAGTCCCAGCGCcgcctcctcctcctcctccgTCAAGAAGATCGGCTAAGCCAAAGAATCAAATCCCCCAGCCTCCACTGTCTTCTCCACCGTCAAGGAGAtcttctaagcctctgaatcAAATCCCCCTGCCTCCGCCGACGCCACCTCGCCAGGGAAACCGCACGAAACCGCCATTGCCAAACAAATCGACCAACTTTATGAATGACACTTTAAACGTCGGCAACCAGTCGCCTCTGATTCCCATTCCACCACCTTTACCACCGTTCAAGATTCCTGCAATGAAGTTCGAACTTCACGGGGATTTTGTTAAGATACTAAGTAACCAGAGCTCGCGATGTACTTCGCCGGAGCGGGAGCACATTGATGGGGAAGTTTCAGAAACCACCACATTTACCAACTCTGTTACGAATCATAAGAACGACGGGAAAGCCTACGTTTTCTGTCCAAGCCCTGACGTGAACGCGAAGGCCGCAACATTCATTGCTCGACTCAGGGGAGAATGGAGGCTACAAAAGCTCAACTCCATCAAGGAGAAAGGCAATGGCTCATTGCCTCTTGCAAGTGATTTGTTACACTAA